A window of the Lactuca sativa cultivar Salinas chromosome 5, Lsat_Salinas_v11, whole genome shotgun sequence genome harbors these coding sequences:
- the LOC111916514 gene encoding probable protein phosphatase 2C 23, which yields MGNGVGKLTVCFTGVNVVHRRKDVTAVVSDPLDDLGHSFCYVRPQQSCISSSKVHSAEETTTFRSISGASVSANTSTPLSTSLHDVYSYNTIDKASAFESSTSFASIPLQPLPRNSLNSGPLQCSGQVPYSGPIERGFLSGPIERGFQSGPLFSGPLEKGGQDQFQRSYSQGGFGYKRRSRKGSLIRVIQRAISRTFVTRGQNSIVAPVIKSVSSLKQHDWTGGSSEKNNELTISSANLSSEASFLDDDECFTQSQNLQWAQGKAGEDRVHVVVSEERGWVFVGIYDGFNGPDAPDFLLSNLYQSVHKELKGLLWDDKLVSSNSSSSVQSLEAVDSHVDDQLERNQFPKSVDQQETYPSVTEDFRNSRKTKSKNLKSRNRGSENQRWWKCEFDRERLELNRRLKEYLNSNCPDSTNHSEVLKALSRGLKKTEDSFLDIADQMLDENPELALMGSCVLVMLMKGEDVYVMNVGDSRAVLAQKPEPDLWRQDLERITEETLYDLEVSDADNGTTNPTLTACQLSIDHSTSIEEEVQRIKREHTDDPCAMMNDRVKGSLKVTRAFGAGFLKQPKWNNALLEMFRIDYVGTSPYINCVPNLHHHKLGPRDRFLILSSDGLYQYFTNEEAVSEVELFIQWSPEGDPAQHLVEEVLFRAAKKAGIDFHELLEIPQGDRRRYHDDVSIIVISLEGRIWRSCV from the exons ATGGGAAACGGGGTCGGGAAACTGACCGTATGTTTCACCGGAGTAAACGTCGTTCACAGGCGAAAAGACGTCACAGCTGTCGTCTCCGACCCATTAGATGATCTTGGTCACTCGTTCTGCTATGTTAGACCTCAACAATCGTGCATCTCCTCCTCCAAAGTCCACTCCGCTGAAGAAACAACGACTTTCCGTTCAATCTCCGGCGCCTCCGTGTCCGCCAATACCTCTACACCTCTCTCAACTTCTCTCCATGATGTCTACTCGTACAACACCATTGATAAAGCTTCCGCTTTCGAAAGCTCCACATCTTTTGCATCAATCCCTCTGCAACCTTTACCTCGAAACTCGTTAAATTCGGGTCCTTTGCAGTGTTCAGGTCAAGTTCCGTATTCGGGTCCTATCGAAAGAGGCTTCCTTTCTGGCCCGATTGAACGTGGGTTCCAATCGGGTCCACTTTTTTCCGGCCCGCTAGAGAAGGGTGGTCAAGATCAGTTCCAGAGAAGCTATTCTCAAGGGGGTTTCGGTTACAAACGAAGATCAAGAAAAGGGTCTTTGATTCGTGTTATACAAAGGGCGATTTCAAGAACTTTTGTTACCCGTGGGCAAAATTCCATTGTTGCACCTGTTATCAAAAGTGTCAGTTCTTTGAAACAACACGATTGGACTGGTGGGTCTTCTGAGAAAAACAATGAATTGACTATTAGCAGTGCGAATTTGAGCAGCGAAGCAAGTTTTCTAGACGATGACGAGTGTTTTACTCAGAGTCAGAATCTTCAATGGGCGCAAGGGAAAGCTGGGGAAGATCGAGTACATGTTGTAGTGTCTGAAGAACGAGGATGGGTTTTTGTTGGGATTTATGATGGATTTAATGGTCCTGATGCTCCTGATTTTCTCTTGTCGAATTTGTATCAATCTGTTCATAAAGAACTCAAAGGTTTGTTATGGGATGATAAACTTGTTTCATCAAATTCTAGTTCTTCAGTACAATCCCTGGAAGCTGTTGATTCTCATGTTGATGATCAACTTGAAAGAAATCAGTTTCCGAAGTCTGTTGATCAACAAGAAACTTACCCGTCCGTAACCGAGGATTTCCGTAACTCACGGAAAACGAAGAGCAAAAATTTAAAGAGTCGGAATCGAGGGTCTGAAAATCAAAGATGGTGGAAGTGTGAATTTGATCGCGAAAGGTTAGAACTGAACAGGAGATTAAAGGAATATTTAAACTCTAATTGTCCGGATTCAACCAATCATTCTGAGGTTTTGAAAGCTTTATCTCGAGGGTTAAAGAAAACAGAAGACTCCTTTTTAGACATTGCAGACCAAATgctcgatgaaaatcctgaactaGCTTTAATGGGTTCTTGTGTTCTTGTTATGTTAATGAAAGGAGAAGATGTTTATGTGATGAATGTAGGCGATAGCCGTGCTGTTTTAGCCCAAAAACCCGAGCCCGATCTCTGGAGGCAAGATCTTGAGAGGATTACCGAAGAAACTTTATATGATCTTGAGGTTTCTGATGCTGACAATGGCACCACAAACCCAACCCTAACGGCTTGTCAGCTTAGCATCGATCATAGTACCTCAATCGAAGAG GAAGTTCAAAGAATAAAGAGAGAACACACGGATGATCCTTGTGCAATGATGAATGATCGAGTTAAAGGCTCGCTAAAGGTCACTCGAGCTTTTGGTGCTGGTTTTCTCAAGCAG CCTAAATGGAACAACGCGCTACTAGAGATGTTTAGGATCGACTACGTAGGAACTTCTCCGTACATAAACTGTGTTCCAAATCTTCACCATCACAAATTAGGCCCAAGAGACCGATTCTTAATACTCTCTTCAGACGGGCTATATCAATATTTCACTAACGAGGAAGCAGTTTCTGAAGTCGAACTCTTCATTCAATGGTCGCCCGAAGGAGACCCTGCTCAACATTTAGTTGAGGAGGTTCTGTTTCGGGCAGCCAAGAAAGCTG GTATCGATTTTCATGAGTTGCTTGAAATACCACAAGGGGATCGAAGGCGATACCATGATGATGTTTCGATTATTGTTATTTCACTCGAAGGAAGAATATGGAGATCGTGCGTGTAA